The window AGGGTGACGACGCGCAGCGCCGAGTGCATCGCGTCGCCGTGCTCGGTGTGCTCGATGACCAGCAGGGTCCCGTCGCGGGACAGGTCGCCCACGCCGGCGGACTCGCGGTGCCGGTAGATCACGGCCGGCGCGCCGCCGCCCGGCCGGACGACGTGGACGGTGGTGCCCTCCTCGTCGGTGGACCGGCCGACGACGGCCGTGCCGTCGCGGCCGATGGCGAGTCCGGCGGGGTACGAGGGCTCCAGACCGGGCGTGGCCGGCGTGTCGGGGCCGCCCGCGAACGGCTGGCGGACCCAGGTGCCGAACTCGTCACCGTCGGTGTCGGAGAACCACCAGATCCACTCGCCGTCGGGGGAGAGGGTGCCGTCGGTGGTGCCGTTCGGACGGTCCGTGGCCTGACGTTGGGCACCGGTGGCGCGGTCCCAGGCGTACAGCTCGTAGGTCCCGGTCGCGTTGGAGACGAACAGGGAACGGTCCGGCGCGTCCTCGGCCCACTCGGGCAGCCCGACGCGCGGGGCCCGGAAGCGTTTCTCCCAGTCGGGCATGGCGGGCGTGTCTGCGAAGGCGTCTGCGTCAGTCATGCCCCCCATGTAACCCGATCGGCGCTGTCGGATGGTCCCGGCGCCCGGAAGGCGGCAGCGTGGGCGGGGATCCCACCCGCCGTCCTCAAGGAGGAACGATCATGGCGAAGCAGCCCAAGGAGCAGTCCGACATGTCGGGCGACAGCGGCTCCTCGCGTTCGCGGATGTCGAAGAGCTCGGACCAACAGAGCAAGGGCAGGATCGAGGACATCGCCGAGGCCCAGGCCCGGGCGATGGACGAGGACGCGCGCCGTTCGCGCGGAATGAAGCCCCCGTCGTCCGGATCGCAGCGCGGCGGCTGAGTCCGCCGAACGGGTGACGGGGATGTGCAGTCGATCTCCGCGAAGACCCGGGGCATGCAACAAAAGGACCAGGCCAAGCGCGGCTGACCGACCACGTCACCGACCCGTCACGGCGCCGTCCCACCGCCCGTCACCCCGTCACCGGCCCGCGGTTTCCCACCGGGAACCGCGGGCCGTCGGCGTTCGGGCGATGACGCCGCCCCGGCCCGCCTGAGGCCCACCCGGCCGCCCCCGGTCGTACGCTGACGCCATGCGGATGATCGTCCGGGGCGCCCGGCTGTTGACCGACCACCACACCGCCGGCGGCGACGGACTCAGCGACGTGGAGGTCGCGGAGGACGGCCGGATCGCCCGCGTCGTCCCGCACGACGACCAGAAGGAGCCACCCGCCACCGGCGTCCTGATCGAGGCGCACGGCGGCCTGCTCACCGCCCCCTTCGTCGAGCCGCACATCCACCTCGACACCGCCCTCACGGCCGGCGAGCCGCGCCCGAACGCCTCCGGCACCCTCTGGGAGGGCATCGCCTGCTGGAGCGAGCGCAAACCGACCCTGACCCGCGAGGACGTCATCGCCCGCGCCACCGAGGTGCTGCGCTGGCAGGCGGCCCAGGGCGTGCTGCACGTACGCACCCACTGCGACATCACCGACCCGCGGCTCACCGCCCTCGACGCGCTGCTGGAGGTCCGGGACCGGGTACGGGACGTCATGACCCTGCAGATCGTCGCCTTCCCGCAGGAGGGCATCGTCTCCTTCCCCGACGGCGAGGCGCTGCTGCGCGAGGCGGTCCGACGCGGCGCGGACGTGGTCGGCGCGATCCCGCACTTCGAGGACACCCGCGAGGACGGGGTGGCCTCGCTCGGCATCGCCTTCGCGCTCGCCGAGGAACGGGGCCTGCGCGTCGACGCGCACTGCGACGAGATCGACGACGAACAGTCCCGCTTCGTGGAGGTCCTGGCCGCGCTCGCGCTGCGCACCGGGCTGCGCGAACGCGCGACGGCCTCCCACACGACCGCCATGGGTTCCTACGGCGGCGCGTACAGCTTCAAACTCCAACGGCTGCTGTCCCGCGCCGGGATCAACCTCGTCTCCAACCCGTTCGCGAACCTCAACCTCCAGGGCCGCTTCGACGCCTATCCCAAACGGCGCGGCCTCACCCAGGTCAAGGAGATGCTGGCGGCCGGGGTGAACGTGGCCTTCGGCCACGACGACGTGATGGACCCCTGGAACGCCCTGGGCACCGGCAATCCGCTCCAGACCGCCCTCGTCGGCGTGTACGCGGCCCAACTCACCGGGGCCGACGAGATCCCCCGCGCCTTCGAGATGGTGACCGACCGCGCCGCGCGGGTCCTCGGCCTGTCCGCGACCGAGTACGGCATCACCCCGGGCGCCCCGGCCTCCTTCGTCCTGCTGCCGGCCGAGTCGCCCACCGAGGCGATCCGCCGCCAGGTCCGACCCCGGTACGTCGTCTCGCGCGGCACCGTCCTCGCCGAGAACCCGCCCGCCCCGACCCTGCTGTCCTGGCCCGGCGAACCGGGCCCGTCGGAAGTGGACTTCAGACGACCGTGAGCCGCCGCCCGGGCACGGCGGCGGACGCGCCTGTGTCGCGCCGCGGCGCCCCGGATCCGAGCGGTCTCAGATCCCCCGCTCCAACATCGCGATCACGTCCTGGCCCGCGTCGTGGACCTGCTCCGGGGTGACCCCGCGCAGCGGACCGTCGATCACCAGCACCGCCAGCCCGTGCACCGCCGACCAGGCGAGGAACTCCGCGCCCGGGCGACGCTCGGCGGGCAGCGCGCCGACGTCCACGAGCCCGTCCAAGGCGGCGCCGAGCAGCTCGAAGGGGGTGAGCCCGCCCTCGCCGGCGGCGGTGGTGTCGGTGGCGTGGACCATGTCGGCCGGGACGTGGAACGCCGTCCGGAACCAGCCCGGTTCGGTGACGGCGAAGCGGAGGTACCCCGTCCCCACCGCCCGGAAGCGTGCCCGCGCCCCCGCCGCGGGATCCCCGGCGGACGGGAGGGCGTCGATCTCGGCCTCCATCGCCCGCGCGACGTGCGCCATCGCCGCCTGCGAGACCGCGTGCACCAGCGCCCCCCGGTCGGCGAAGTGCCGGTACGCGGCGTTGGGCGAGACCCCGGCCCGCCGAGTGACCTCGCGCAGCGAGACCGCGTCGGGCCCGCCCTCGCGGGCCAGTTCCAGAGCCGCGTCGAGCAGGGCGCTGCGGAGGTTGCCGTGGCGGTAGGTGGCGCGCTTGGGCGTCGGTTCGGTGGCCGGTGCGGGCATGGGATCGTCGATTCCAAAGATGTGGACAGCGTCTACTTGTGCCCCAGCGTACGCCCGGGACCGCCGGGACCCCACAGGGTCACGCACATCCGCCACCCCGTCGGATAGCGTGCCCGCATGTCCTGGGACGAGACCGGATCACCCCACCCGCTCGCACAGCGCCGCACCGGACGCAGCGAACAGGAACCGGACCGACTGCCCGAGATCAGGGAACTGGCGGTGCTCGGCTGGGAGCCCGCACCCGAGAACGCGACGTGGGTCTTCCTCCCCTACGTCTGGCCCCCGAGCGCCCGCACCTGGATCCCGGACCGCGGCACCCACTGGGCCGTGGAGAGCGAACTGGACGGCCGCGGCCACATCACGCGCGTGGAGTGCGCCCCGCTCCCGGACGAGGACGTGGACCTCCTCGACGCCGAATCCGTGACGGCCCTCGCCGACCTCGGCCTGCCGCCCCGCCCCCGGGGCCGGCTGTGGCTGCTGCGCCCCGTCGGCCCCTTCGACACGGTCGACGCCGTACTCGACCACCTCCACCGGCTGGCCGAGGACCGCGCGGTCGACACCCGCACCCGAGAGTTCGTCACCCTGGTCCGCACGGAACTCGACGCCTACCCGGCCCCGGACACCTCCACGGGCCCGGACACCTCTACGGCCCCGGACACCTCTACGGGCCCGGACGCCGACCCGGACCGGCGGCGCTGAATCTCCTCACACCCGCCGGGAGCCGAACGGTCACCCCAGCGGGGCGCACACCACCGCCACCCGCTGGACCGCGTTGTTGCCGAAGCCGCCCCGGTTCCAGGCCTGTTCGAGCGGCTGCCGCCGCCCCTCGGCGTCCGTGGCCCGTACGGCCAGGGTGTGTTCACCCGGCGTCGCCTCCCACGCCCCGCGCCAGGCCTGCCAGGCACAGCGTCCGCCGAACGGCGCCGCCACCTCGAAGTCGACCCAGGTCAGGCCCGCGTCGGCACTGAACTCCACCCGAACCACCGGCCCGTACCCCGACCACGCCCGGCCCGCCAGCGGCACCGACCCGGGCCGCACGACACGGGTACGGGACATGAAGTCGGGGAAGCCCGGCGGCGCCATCAGGGCGCGCGGCTCGATCAGGGTCACGGGCTCCCCGGCCTCGTCGGGCGACTGCCGCAGCCGGTAGGCCACGGACTGCTGGAACCCCGTGAACGGCGCGTCGACCAGCGTGATGTCCGTCAGCCACTTCACCTGGGCCATGCCGTACCAGCCGGGCACCACCAGCCGCAGCGGATACCCGTGCTGCGGCGGCAGCGGCCGCCCGTTCATCTCGTACGCGACCAACACGTCCGCGTCGATCGGCAGCGGCAGGCTCCGCCGGTAGTCCTGCTCCACCCCGCGCTCGAACCCGTGGTCGGCGCCCGTGAACACCGCCTCGACCGCGTCCGGCTCCACGCCCGCCTCGGCGAGCAGCCCGCCCAGCGCCACCCCCGTCCAGTCGGCGGTCCCCACCGCCTCGACCAGCCAGGGCTGGCTCACCGGCCGCGGCGACAACCGCGCCCGCCCGTTCCCGGCACACTCCATGGTCACCCGCCGCGTGACGGCCGGTCGGGCACGCAGCTCGTCCGGCCCCCACTCCACCGCCGTCCGCACCCGCCCACCGACCCGCAGCCGCCACCCGCCCGCGTCGGCCGCGGGGATGTCGTAGTGCACCAGTACGTAGTGCAGCCCGGCCGGCGTCACCTCGTAACGCAGCGCCTCCAAGGGCAGACCGTGGTTGCGGGCGGCCAGCGCCAGCTCGTCCGCCCCGATCCCCTCCCCGACCGCGGCCACCCGACCCGGCCCACCGACACCCCCCGGGGATGCCCTCTCCATCCCTTCATGCTCCCCCGAAACCACCCCACCGGCCCCCGCACGCATCCGACACGCCCCACCACCGGGCCCCGGAAACGCAGAAAGGGCCTGACCCGCGATGCGGATCAAGCCCTTGACCTGGTCTTACGAAGTCGGGGTGGCGGGATTTGAACCCACGACCTCTTCGTCCCGAACGAAGCGCGCTGCCAAGCTGCGCTACACCCCGATGCCGCCTTGCAGGCTTGCTGCCTGGCGACATCGATTACTTTAGCGGACCGTCGGCCGGAGACGAAATCCGGTTTTCGCGGGAGGCCCGGCCCCTACCGGGCCCGGGCGCCACCCCCACCGTCGCGGCCAGGGCGATCAGGGCGCGGAACGCGACGGTGACGAGGACGCCGGGTGCGGCGCGGCTCACGCCTTGGGGGTCAGCGTCAACAGGGTGGCCTCGGGCGGGCAGGCGAAGCGCACGGGCGTGAACTTGTTGGTTCCGCAGCCCGCCGAGACGTGCAGGTACGCGCGGTTCCCGCCGGTCTCGTGCGTGGACAGGCCCTTCACCCGCTTCGTGTCGAGGTCGCAGTTGGTGACCAGTGCCCCGTAGAAGGGGATGCACAGCTGCCCGCCGTGCGTGTGACCGGCCAGGATCAGCGGGTAGCCGTCGGCGGTGAAGGACTCCAGGGTCCGCAGATACGGGGCGTGCACCACGGCCATCGAGAAGTCCGCGTCCGCCTCGGGCCCGCCCGCGACCATCTCGTACCTGTCCCGCTTGATGTGCGGGTCGTCCAGCCCGGTGAAGGCCAGCTCCAGGCCGTCCAGCTTCAGCCGGCCCCGTGTGTTGGTGAGGTTCTGCCAGCCCGCCGCGTCGAAGGCGTCCCGCAGTTCCTCCCACGGGTTGTGGACGGCGCCGACGACCGGCTTGTTGCCGTTCAGCCCGTGCCGGCCCTGGAGCTTCTCGATCAGGTAGAGCCCGGGGTTGCGCAGCCGGGGCCCGTAGTAGTCGTTCGACCCGAAGACGTACACGCCGGGGAAGTCCATCAGCGGGCCGAGCGCGTCCAGTACCTCGGGGATGCCCTCCGTGTCGGAGAGGTTGTCGCCGGTGTTCACGACGAAGTCGGGGCGCAGACCCGCGAGGGACTGCAGCCAGGCGCGCTTCTTGCGCTGCCCGCCGACCATGTGGATGTCCGACACCTGTAGGACGCGCAGGGGCCGCATCCCGCGGGGCAGGACGGGGACCGTCACCCGACGCAGGCGGAACGACCTCGCCTCGAAGCCGGCGGCATAAGCCACACCCGCGGCCCCCACGGCCGCGACTGCGGCCGTGACCTTCAGTGGTACTCCGTAACGCGCACGCATGCCCCCATCGTCGCACCCTCGACGCCTCCCGAGGAAAACCGGCGGGCGCCGACGCCCCCACACCTGGCAGACTCATGTGCATGACCACGCTCAAGGCCAAGCTCCAGGAAGACCTCACCGCAGCCATCAGGGCGCGCGACGAACTCGCTTCGTCCACGCTGCGCCTGACCCTCTCCGCCATCACCAACGCGGAGGTCGCGGGCAAGGAAGCACGTGTGCTCTCCGACGACGAGGTCCTCAAGGTGATCGCCAAGGAGGCGAAGAAGCGCCGCGAGGCCGCGGAGGCGTTCGCCGCGGGCGGTCGTGCCGAGTCGGCCGCGCGGGAGACGCTGGAGGGCGAGTTCCTCGACAAGTACCTGCCCAAGCAGCTCTCCGACGACGAGCTGACCGCGATCGTGTCGCAGGCGGTCGAGGAGGCGAAGGCGGCGGGCGCCGAGGGGCCGCGGGCCATGGGCGCGGTCATGAAGATCGTGAACCCGAAGGTCGCGGGCCTGGCGGAGGGCGGCCGCGTCGCCGCCACCGTGAAGAAGCTCCTCTCCTAGTACACGGACGACCGGTACACGGACGACCGGTACACGTAAGGACGAGAAGGACAAGAGGGAGGGCCCCCAGCCGCATCCGGCCGGGGGCCCTCCCTCTTGTCTGTACGGTGCCGCGCGGGCGGTCAGCGGGGTTCGGGTCCGCCGATCAGACCGGGGGGAAAGCTGAACCCGCCGGTCCTGCCGCCGTTGTCGCCCCCGTTGGTGCCGCCCTGGTTGCCGCCGGTGGCGCCCGCGGCCGTCTGTCCGCCGGGCCGACCGTCTCCGGGCTTGTTGTCGCCGCCGGGCCGGTTCGGCTTGCCGGGTCGGTTCGGCGTGGCGGGCGGGTTCGGCTTGTTGCCGCGCGGTCCGCCCGCCGGGGAGGAGGTCTCCGGGATGGACACCGTGGAGAAGCTCAGCGACTCGCGGCCCGAGAGGGCGCCGGAGACCGCCTGCTTCCAGATCGGGCCGGGCAGGCCACCGCCGTAGACCTTGTCGTAGTACTCGCCGCCGATGGAGATGTTCTCCATCTGCACCTGCTTGGCCCCGCCCGATCCGACCCAGGTGGCGCCGGACATGTTGGGGGTGTAGCCGACGAACCAGGCGTTCCAGCGGTTCTCGGTGGTACCGGTCTTGCCCGCGCTCTGCCGGTCGGTCAGACCGGCCGCGGCACCGGTACCGCCGGTGTCGACCACGCCGAGCAGCAGCGTGTTGATGGTGTCGGCGGTCTTCTCCGACATCACGCGCTCGCACTTCGACTTCGGCACCGCGAGCGCCTTGCCGTGCGAGTCGGTGATCGACTCGATGGCGACCGAGGTGCAGTGGACGCCCCGGTTGGCGAAGGTGGCGTACGCGTTGGCCATGGTCAGCGGCGACATGCCCTCGGTACCGAGCGCGATGGCCGG of the Streptomyces sp. NBC_01426 genome contains:
- a CDS encoding GatB/YqeY domain-containing protein produces the protein MTTLKAKLQEDLTAAIRARDELASSTLRLTLSAITNAEVAGKEARVLSDDEVLKVIAKEAKKRREAAEAFAAGGRAESAARETLEGEFLDKYLPKQLSDDELTAIVSQAVEEAKAAGAEGPRAMGAVMKIVNPKVAGLAEGGRVAATVKKLLS
- a CDS encoding TetR/AcrR family transcriptional regulator; the encoded protein is MPAPATEPTPKRATYRHGNLRSALLDAALELAREGGPDAVSLREVTRRAGVSPNAAYRHFADRGALVHAVSQAAMAHVARAMEAEIDALPSAGDPAAGARARFRAVGTGYLRFAVTEPGWFRTAFHVPADMVHATDTTAAGEGGLTPFELLGAALDGLVDVGALPAERRPGAEFLAWSAVHGLAVLVIDGPLRGVTPEQVHDAGQDVIAMLERGI
- a CDS encoding metallophosphoesterase is translated as MRARYGVPLKVTAAVAAVGAAGVAYAAGFEARSFRLRRVTVPVLPRGMRPLRVLQVSDIHMVGGQRKKRAWLQSLAGLRPDFVVNTGDNLSDTEGIPEVLDALGPLMDFPGVYVFGSNDYYGPRLRNPGLYLIEKLQGRHGLNGNKPVVGAVHNPWEELRDAFDAAGWQNLTNTRGRLKLDGLELAFTGLDDPHIKRDRYEMVAGGPEADADFSMAVVHAPYLRTLESFTADGYPLILAGHTHGGQLCIPFYGALVTNCDLDTKRVKGLSTHETGGNRAYLHVSAGCGTNKFTPVRFACPPEATLLTLTPKA
- the codA gene encoding cytosine deaminase, whose amino-acid sequence is MRMIVRGARLLTDHHTAGGDGLSDVEVAEDGRIARVVPHDDQKEPPATGVLIEAHGGLLTAPFVEPHIHLDTALTAGEPRPNASGTLWEGIACWSERKPTLTREDVIARATEVLRWQAAQGVLHVRTHCDITDPRLTALDALLEVRDRVRDVMTLQIVAFPQEGIVSFPDGEALLREAVRRGADVVGAIPHFEDTREDGVASLGIAFALAEERGLRVDAHCDEIDDEQSRFVEVLAALALRTGLRERATASHTTAMGSYGGAYSFKLQRLLSRAGINLVSNPFANLNLQGRFDAYPKRRGLTQVKEMLAAGVNVAFGHDDVMDPWNALGTGNPLQTALVGVYAAQLTGADEIPRAFEMVTDRAARVLGLSATEYGITPGAPASFVLLPAESPTEAIRRQVRPRYVVSRGTVLAENPPAPTLLSWPGEPGPSEVDFRRP
- a CDS encoding DUF5956 family protein, coding for MSWDETGSPHPLAQRRTGRSEQEPDRLPEIRELAVLGWEPAPENATWVFLPYVWPPSARTWIPDRGTHWAVESELDGRGHITRVECAPLPDEDVDLLDAESVTALADLGLPPRPRGRLWLLRPVGPFDTVDAVLDHLHRLAEDRAVDTRTREFVTLVRTELDAYPAPDTSTGPDTSTAPDTSTGPDADPDRRR
- a CDS encoding sulfite oxidase; amino-acid sequence: MERASPGGVGGPGRVAAVGEGIGADELALAARNHGLPLEALRYEVTPAGLHYVLVHYDIPAADAGGWRLRVGGRVRTAVEWGPDELRARPAVTRRVTMECAGNGRARLSPRPVSQPWLVEAVGTADWTGVALGGLLAEAGVEPDAVEAVFTGADHGFERGVEQDYRRSLPLPIDADVLVAYEMNGRPLPPQHGYPLRLVVPGWYGMAQVKWLTDITLVDAPFTGFQQSVAYRLRQSPDEAGEPVTLIEPRALMAPPGFPDFMSRTRVVRPGSVPLAGRAWSGYGPVVRVEFSADAGLTWVDFEVAAPFGGRCAWQAWRGAWEATPGEHTLAVRATDAEGRRQPLEQAWNRGGFGNNAVQRVAVVCAPLG